The following are encoded in a window of Haliotis asinina isolate JCU_RB_2024 chromosome 14, JCU_Hal_asi_v2, whole genome shotgun sequence genomic DNA:
- the LOC137261679 gene encoding autotransporter adhesin BpaC-like, with protein MRGYMTHYSTSCAATLEKGGYICRTESVPVSQVTAMETFWCHMSIVMMLSTSRIHGSTNLTSLEPQTDQYTLECDSDIATPGGRTITWFRNGSKIFKTTAGPMSSCNLEPKPAFIDIISVSCTSTSHIVTFRLSSDGEDGAEYWCEDTAGGQTSTSNHLKLESTTVKSSTENTWEGGISAGTENISVSGSTVAGSTTIASSTDTSSPGRTSSRTENISHSTESTTLALPTDTSSPSRIPSRTGNISHSTRSTTFASPTDKSSPGRASSRTENISRSTESTTLASPTYTSSPGGTSSRTGNISHSTRTTTFTSPTEKSSPGRKSSRTGNIGHSTGSTTTASSTNNLSPGRTSSTTENISHSTESITLAFTTDTSSPGRTSSRTESMSHSTGSTAFASPIDKSSPGRTSSRTESMSHSTGSTAFASPTDKSSPGRTSSRTREASGSTSSSIMTSESEALPELDNSDSSRRVHIIVGSACGTVVAVVAVVVVVFVCRRRRLKDKDASPGDGYTKESTYEARRDSSLDDQEKIVMQDNDLYMGPSEVSHPDLLPNLEKTDVTDVYAKVNKGQGGGTALSTPL; from the exons ATGCGTGGGTACATGACTCATTATTCAACGAGTTGTGCAGCGACTCTGGAGAAGGGTGGTTACATTTGTAGGACGGAGTCAGTACCGGTCAGTCAAGTTACGGCCATGGAGACTTTCTGGTGCCATATGTCCATCGTCATGATGTTGTCCACATCCCGTATACATG GATCTACGAATCTCACAAGCCTCGAACCACAGACAGACCAGTATACCCTTGAGTGTGATAGCGACATCGCCACTCCCGGCGGCCGTACAATCACGTGGTTTAGAAACGGAAGTAAAATATTCAAGACTACGGCGGGGCCTATGTCATCCTGTAACCTGGAACCCAAGCCTGCTTTCATAGACATCATCAGTGTTAGCTGCACATCAACGAGTCACATTGTGACGTTCCGACTCAGTTCCGACGGTGAGGATGGTGCTGAGTATTGGTGTGAGGACACGGCAGGGGGTCAAACAAGTACCAGCAATCACTTGAAACTTG AAAGTACCACCGTCAAATCATCCACTGAAAATACTTGGGAAGGTGGGATATCAGCTGGAACTGAAAATATCAGTGTCAGTGGTTCAACAGTTGCCGGAAGTACCACCATCGCATCATCTACAGATACGTCATCGCCTGGTAGAACGTCATCTAGAACTGAAAACATAAGTCATTCAACAGAAAGTACCACCCTCGCATTACCTACAGATACGTCATCGCCGAGTAGAATACCATCTAGAACTGGAAACATTAGTCATTCAACGAGAAGTACCACCTTTGCATCACCTACAGATAAATCATCGCCTGGTAGAGCATCATCTAGAACTGAAAACATCAGTCGTTCAACGGAAAGTACCACCCTCGCATCACCAACATATACGTCATCGCCTGGTGGAACGTCATCTAGAACTGGAAACATTAGTCATTCAACGAGAACCACCACCTTTACATCACCTACAGAGAAATCATCGCCTGGTAGAAAGTCATCTAGAACTGGAAATATCGGTCATTCAACAGGAAGTACCACCACCGCATCATCTACAAATAACTTATCGCCTGGTAGAACATCGTCTACAACTGAAAACATCAGTCATTCAACAGAAAGTATCACCCTCGCGTTCACTACAGATACGTCATCCCCTGGTAGAACGTCATCTAGAACTGAAAGCATgagtcattcaactggaagTACCGCCTTTGCATCACCTATAGATAAGTCATCGCCTGGCAGAACATCATCTAGAACTGAAAGCATgagtcattcaactggaagTACCGCCTTTGCATCACCTACAGATAAGTCATCGCCTGGTAGAACATCATCTAGGACAAGGGAAGCCAGTGGTTCAACAAGCAGTTCGATAATGACATCTGAGTCTGAAGCACTTCCTGAGCTTG ACAACAGTGACTCCAGTAGACGTGTCCACATTATAGTCGGCTCTGCGTGTGGGACTGTCGTTGCAGTAGTAGCTGTCGTGGTAGTTGTATTTGTCTGCCGGAGACGACGACTGAAAGATAAAG ATGCAAGTCCTGGTGATGGATACACTAAGGAATCCAC TTATGAAGCCAGGAGAGACAGCAGCCTTGACGACCAGGAAAAGATAG TAATGCAGGACAACGACTTGTACATGGGGCCCTCTGAAGTGTCCCATCCTGATCTGTTACCAAATCTTGAGAAGACTGATGTCACGG atGTGTATGCCAAGGTAAACAAAGGACAAGGTGGAGGAACAGCGTTGTCAACGCCACTGTGA